Part of the Sphaerochaeta associata genome is shown below.
TTCGGATTCTGGGGTGCTTCTCGAACATGGCGATGGCTTCTTCAACAGAGATGTCCTTCTTGGGCGTCATAACCACGGTGATGATGTGCCCGTGGGTCACCGGTGTGTGGACAAGGATGCCGGTAGCCTCGACATGGGGCATGATGGTCATCAAATCGACAGCCTGGTGGCTGGGAGCCTTGTCGATCTGCAGGGCATTGGTAAGGCCGCGGTGATAGTCACCGGGGTCCGCTACGCGGCGGATGATTGTGATGGCAACCTTTTCCACCCCGACTTCACGGTCGATGCAGTCCACTGCACGGATGAGGCCGGTGGTATTGCAGCTGGTGAGCTTAAGATAGTCGACACCCAGACCTTTTTCATAGTTTGCATAACCATGGAAGAAGACATCGGCGATGGCATTCTTCTCCCCGCCTTGGAATACGGCTTTTTTGCCGTACTTCTTATAGATTTCCTTGTTCTTCAACCCGACTCCGGCACTGGTGGCGTCGAGCATGATGTCAACCTGCTTCACCAGGTCCTCAAGCGTGCCGCTGATGGGAATTCCAACAGCTTCAAGCGCTGCCGTATTGTCCGGTGCGGCGGTAAAGAACTTGTAGGGCATACCCTTTTCCTTGAGGGCCCGTACGCTGAGCGTTGGTGCCACATCGGCGACCCCGATTAGTTCCATGTCACCCTGCAGGGCGACTCCATCAGCGAGACGCTGTCCAATTACTCCGTATCCGGCAACGCCGACCTTGATTTTGTTCATTGTTGTTTCCTCCTGATTATCTCAAAAAATCTGTATTGTCAGAGGCTCTGCGCCTGCTCTGATTCCGGGGTCAATACAGTTACCTTGTTATGTTTTAGCACATTGCACGTAGCTGTATCTGTTATCGGCTTATCGGTGATAAGAAAATCGAGCTCAGAGAATTCACAAAACACATTCACTCCTGCCATAGTGAATTTTGATGCATCAACCACCCCATAGGCCTGCTTGGCGGATCTAACCATCAGTCGCTTTATTTCCGCCTCATAGGGATTCAGTGTCTCCAGACCTACGCTTTGACGAACTCCGCTTGCACCTACGAAAGCTTTATTAACCTCAATTTTTTTAAAGAAGGC
Proteins encoded:
- a CDS encoding type II glyceraldehyde-3-phosphate dehydrogenase, whose translation is MNKIKVGVAGYGVIGQRLADGVALQGDMELIGVADVAPTLSVRALKEKGMPYKFFTAAPDNTAALEAVGIPISGTLEDLVKQVDIMLDATSAGVGLKNKEIYKKYGKKAVFQGGEKNAIADVFFHGYANYEKGLGVDYLKLTSCNTTGLIRAVDCIDREVGVEKVAITIIRRVADPGDYHRGLTNALQIDKAPSHQAVDLMTIMPHVEATGILVHTPVTHGHIITVVMTPKKDISVEEAIAMFEKHPRIRMVSIDEGFLGDASLFRYARDLGNPRGDMYEIALWRDSVVKSGKDLMFAINIPQESVVIPENIDAVRAAMKMQLDRKSGTEATNTYLGIGTWKK